The Chloroflexus aggregans DSM 9485 genome segment GCCGCACCGGCTGCGGTCTGCTCGCGCGGGGTGTAGCCGTTGAGACCGATCCATGGCCCACGCCCAATATCGCGTACCACGAGCAACGGGTAGATGCTGGCCCCCACCAAGAGCACAGCCCCACACAAACTGACGACAACAGCCGCAAACCGTCGCCCCCCGACCGCTCCACCCCACATCCACCACAATCCAACCGGCGCAAGGATGCCCCAGAGGAGCCAAACCTGATAATAGAACTTGAAAACGGTATTCATGCGGGCCGATAGACCCTCAAACACATCGCGGATGTAGATAATCTCCACCCCGAAGAGAATGGCACACCCCAAAGCAGCGATTAGCAGACCGACCCGTACCCCCGTTTCGGCCGCAACAAGAGCACGTTGGCCAAAGACCCAGACCAACCCGGCCAGCGCTATGAGTGGAAAGCCGATCAGGAGACCGATGACTAACAAGATCACCGGCAACCACGACCACCAACGCGCTTGTGATGAGTCGGATAACGCAACATGATACGCCGGCCGGTACAGATAACTACCGGCGATAACCGGTAATCCCATCAGACCAAAGATGATCACGAAGCTGTGCCAACCACTCCGTTCACCCAGATACACACCGATCACACTCGTGAGCCGACTGAGAATTGGTACATCCAGCCACGGTGTCGCTCCTCCGACCGGTGAACGAAATGTGAGATGAAAGGGGAGAAAGAGCGCAAACGCCAGCACAGTAATGATCACCGCTTCGCGCAACCATGCCCGCCACCCAACGGTGGTACCGACCTGATAGGACATCAACGCCAAACCACCCAAGTAGAGCAACAGATAGGTCGGCAGATCCCAACTGTTGATAGCGTACAGACTACCGAGAATAATCCCGTGGAGTATCCGCATCAACCAGCCAGCACGACCGGTGGGAAAGAGTGCAGCAACCGAAGTTACACTATGAGCACTCGCCACCGACGCCTCACCTGCATCAGTATCCGATCTGCTGCCGGGCATATGGCTTGGTGGTGTCGCCACTACCGCCAGCACGAGGCCAATCGCCAGTGTTGCAAAGGGCAACGCCATCACGTGCGGGTGCATATCACCGAGACGAAAACTGAAAAAAGGGAATTCGGTGATCGTATAGCGTCGCTCGCGCCGTGGTGGATCACCGGCAACACGGTACCCATCCCACAGTGAACGCGACGGCCACCACCAGTTAAAGTCGTTCCATTTATCGGCACGCCGCCAACCGTCAATTATGCCAAAGTCGTGCGGTGCCGTTTGGAGCGGGTATGGCAAGGTGATAAAATCTTCGCCCCGCAGCGCTTGGCCCAATGCTGCGAGGAGTTGACGATCATCGAGCGCAACCGCACGCTCGTCGCCGGTGAGAACCTGGATCGCACCGGATTGATTACCGGCAACCAAGATGATAACCGCACCAAGCATCCCCAACACACCACGAATGATCGGTCGTGGTGGATGATTGAGGAGACGGAGCAGTTCGTCAATAATGCCGAAAGCGCCTTGGGCCGTCATTGCAGCCAGGAGCGCAAGCGACAGGTTGTAGGCAGTCGCCGGCGGCAACCCACTCAACATCGCCGGGATGGACATCAGAAGGTAGCCGAAGTAATAGTAGTTAATGCTGTAGCCGGCTAACCATGGATCGTGGGGCGGAAATAGGCCACTCCGTTGGATGGCGTTGAAGAAGGCAAAATCCATCGGACGCTCGGTGCCCCACGGGGTCGGATCGTGCCCTCGTAACCAGACCACACCAAGTAAGGCCGCGAGAAAGATCGCTTCACCGGCCAGCCATTGCCAAACCGGAGGACGACGATAGTGCTGTCGCCAAAGCCAAAACCAACCACCACCACCGATCAGCAAACAACAAATCACGATCAGTAGTAGCTCGAAGCGGCCAAGGCCCAGCATCGCCAGTAACCACGTGACAAAGCCCGTCAGCAGGAGACCAAGTGGACGGGCTAAAGCAATTCCGAGTGCAGGTACATAGCGAAACAGGCGATAGGCCACCGGCCAGCCGATCAGGGCAAAGAGCTGGGCTATCCCCCACCAAACAACCACCTCGCCGGCAACGCCAATCATGGCTGCCCCCCTTCGAGGTTGCGCAGCATCACCGTTGCTTCCCCAGCCCAGCGTCCATCAGGGGCCAACTGCAAATAGCGCTGTAGCGCATCTCTGGCGAGGACGGGCTGGTTGCGGAGCATGAACAGGCGGGCAAGCTGAAAATACGGATCAGGTAAGGCCGGATCAATGCTCATCGCCTGCCCTAGGGCAATCTCAGCCTTATCGAGCCGCCCCCAATCGATCAACGCTGTCGCTAATTTGTTGTAGTTGCCGGCAGTGGGACTAGCCTGTACCGCTGCCAGATACGCTTTCTCTGCTTCGTCATACCGCCCAAGATCGGCCAAGATGTCACCCCACAGATGATGTAAACCGACATCACTGGGGTTGGCCGCAGCAGCCGTCGCCAACACCTGCGCCGCCTCACTCAGCCGTCCTTGTTGGCGATACACATCGGCTAAACCAAAGGCAAGAGAACCATTGGTCGGATCGGCAGCAACGGCAGCCTCTAACTCGGACACATCCACCGATGGTTCGTTAGGAGGTGGTGGCGGTGGTACCGGCTGCACCACCGACGTCGTCTCGGCACGCAACAGACGGTAACTGTCGGGCAAGCCGGTTACGGCATAGATCGCTACCCCATCTTGTTCGTACACCGGTCGTAAATAGCGATCGCGCAACGCTGCGAACTTGGTCATGCCTTGAGGATAGAAGGCATGCTCAACTCCACCAACATAGACATAATCAACGTTGTAACGGGCGAGAATCCGCAACGCTGTTTCCGGGTCACTCGTGGTGTAGAAGGTTTCAATATCGCGAACCCGCCGACCGGTGACGACCGGATCACGCTGTTCGTCGGCGTGCAACGCACTGATGACCGTTGGCAGGCCGGTGGCGGCAGCAACCCGAATACCATAGGCACGGTAGAACCAGAGGCTCGATTGAACAATGACCGGTGTTCCAACAATCTGCTGGTTGAGCCAGCGGATCGCCGCCGCATCACCGCTGAGATCGACCTGCACCATCGAAGTATCCGGCGCACAGCCGCCAAACGCATTGCAGTCGTAGGTGAAAGTAGCGTGCTGCATAAAAGCCATCCCATCGAGCGTCAGACCGGTCGTGACCGGGAAGCGGGTGACAATCCGCGAAGGAATGGCAACCGGGAGATAGCTCGCTGCCATCAGCGCCGGTATCGCCAAGATGGTCAACATCGCCGCACGGGCCGGTTGACCACCGCGCCGGTTCAACCACTGCAACAGTCTTGGTAAGAGGCCGGCAGCCGCAAGGCTGAGTAACACCCAAATATGCAACCCAAATTTAAAAACCGTGTTCATGCGATACCAATCGCTGCCGTCGAGATGGTCACGGATATAGACGATCTCAACCCCCAACGATACGGCCCACGCTAACCAGGCAAGGAGGAGAGCATACCATGCCGGCGCCCCGGTAGCCCGTCGCACCAACAGCACACTGGTGAGACTAAGAATAACGAGGAGGATAAAACGCAAAGCCAGCTCTGGCAATGCCGCACCGACAATCAGAACTACCCCTATCCCGCTCAACAACAATGCCCATGCACGCCCCGGTAGGAAGCGCTGCCAGCGTTTTACGGCTGCTCCGCAGACCACCGGCACAATGATTACGAGTGGCAGACCATACAGCAGGAAGTAAGCAAATGGTAGTGTGGCGTGCGTCGTTACCAGGCCAATCCCACGAACCATTGGCCAGTAACGGTCGAAGAAGGGAGCGAAGAGCAAGAGCGACCCGACACCTAACCCAATAGCTTTGACCATCGCCGACGTGAGTGCCGGCCAGCGCCATCCATGCCATCGCACCGCACCGGCAATAATCGCTATCCCTGATAGCAAGCTGTAGGTCGGAAAATCCCACGAATTGGTCGCCGCTAGCGTGCCCAGGGTCAGTGCCGTCAGCATCCAGAGTGAACGAGACTGTATATGGTGTCGCTCGATCAGTCGCCATGCACACCCAATCGCCAACAACGAGAGAGGAAGGGTGATGAGATGCGGATGGAGATCGGCATAGAGAAAACTGAAGAGCGGAAACTCATTGATAGTGTACGGAATGACTCGACTAGGCCCGACAAACCAATCCCCAAGGAGTTCAGCATTACCGCTCAGCAGCAGACGCAAACCACTGACACCTTGCGACCAGCCTGCGGCAAGTATCGCTGTCAGATTACCGGCCAACCCGATCAACGCTAACGCGACAATCCCATACCGTCGCCGACCACCTAATTGTTGCCCTAGCTCATAGGCCCCCGCCAACAGTATGCCAAAGAGTGTAGCCAGCGCTAGATTAAAGCCAATCGCCGAATCGAGACCGAGTATCTTGATCGGCAGCGACATCAGGTAGAGACCGTAGTAATAATAGTTGATGTACCCATTGCTGTAGAACGGATCGTAGGGTGGCATCACCGGACTACGCAGGATCGCATTGAGGAACCCTTGCTCCATCGGTTTCTCGCCACCCCAAACCGGATGCCACAGGTCGGGATTAAGCGCACGGATCAACGTCATCGCCGCAAACCCGGCGAGAAAGATCAGTTCAGCGGGCACGATCGCTCGCCATGCAGCACGATGAGGCCGAATACCACGCCCCCAGAGCGCAAGGTTAAGGCCGACCATCGCGGCCAAACCACCGATCAGCCCCACCGTATCGTAGCGCCATATGCCAAGGCTCGTCGGTAGCCAGATCGCATAGCCGAGCATAATCAACCCGACCGGACGCGCCCACGCCAAACCATACCGGCCTAGTGCCGTGTATGCCGGCAATGCCCCCAGGCCGGCGATTACGTACCACACCAGTAGCCATGCCACAACCGCCAACCACTGCTGTTCGTTCAACAACGCATTCCAACCCAATCGCCCAACAGCCGGCAACTCTTGAACCGGTTGGGCTAATTCTAGGGCCGGTGTGGTACGTTTGCTCGGCGGGCGAATCGGTAGATCGTTGGTCAGCATCCGTGGTTGACCCGGCGAACGCACGCGATACAGCACGCTCTCGCCCTGTTGGAAGGCAAGGATCAAGTCGCCACGTGCGGCGAGCGCAGCAAATTTGGCCAGTCCTTCAGCGCTGTACAGTTGTCGCTCGACCCCACCGATATAGACGTACTCAACTCCATAACGACGCAGGGCATCCAGTGCGGTATCGGGATCGGGTGTGTTATAAATGGTTGCAATCGTCTGCTGCCGATGTGTAATGACCGGTCCGGCATTCACGGCACTCCGCTGCTGAATCTGGTGCCATTCCCAACCGAGAATGGTGGGTAAACCGGTGAAGGTTGCAATTCGTCCGGCCCACTGGTACGAAGGTTGGTGTGCTTCGAGGATAATCGGCGTTCCACGCGCGTTGCGCCGGAGCCAATCAATGACGGCAGCATCTTCATCGAGTGAGTACGCCGGACCGTTACGTGCAGCGGTGATATTGGCAAAAAAAGCCATACCGTCGAGGGTATGCGGCGCGTCGCGATCCCAGCGATCGGCAAGACGAGCAGGGGTAGCAGTAAGCGGGTAGACCAACCCGGCAGCTAGCAGCAGACCCACCCCAGCACGCAATGACCAACACCATTGATGCGCCAACCGTGCTGTCGCCGCCCACAACCATGGCATTGCCGCTGCGGTAGCTAATGCTAATAGCATCCATGCATGGAGACCGAATTTGAAGACGGTATTCATCCGGCCCACATCGCCGCGTACCACGACGACCTCAACCAACACCCATAACCCGATCCCGCCGAGTGCCCACAGTGCAGGTATCAGAACGGTGAAAGGCCACTGCCGCATCCGCCAGAGTAACCAGATAGATACGACCAGTAGGCCAACCAACGGAACAATGGCCGGTACGTTAAACACTAGTGCGATCAAGAAAACCGCCAACAAGCTTGCTACGATTAGTAAGGAGATTCCGCGCCGCCACGTCCACAACCCGATCACGATCAACCAGATCGCCAACCAATGACCGCCGATCTGTACAAGCTGACTCGTTGTCGTTCGTTCGGCAGCGAGGATTGCCGCTAGTAAGGTAGCACCCGCGCCACGCCACACCTCGATCCCACTCGAGTCGGTCGCAAAGTTGGCAATAAATGGAGCAAAGAGTAGATTCCCGATGAGTGCCGGTGCTACACCAACTCCTAGTGCGACTAAGACCGTCGCCGGCCATCCCCAACCGGCACGCCGTTGGTGGCGTGCGGTCGCCACCGCCAACAACAAACCGGCCACCCCAACAAACGTCGGGTAATCCCACGTATTGGTGGCACGGATCGCACCGGCAACCAAACCCAACCACCCTATCAACCACCAATGAGTGGCTCCACCTGTACGCACCCACGCCAGCCCCAAGCCTAACGCAGCCAGGCTGAGTGGCATCACGATCATATGTGCGTGCAGATCGGCAAAGAGGAAGGTAAAAAACGGAAACTCGTTAATTGTCCCCGGAGTAATGCGTGTCGCATCCCAGAAAGCCCACTCCAGCCGACCCTTCGCTGCCTGTTTGGCAGCATACCCACTCAGGAACCAACCGGCTTGGGCCAGATTACCGAGCAACAACATCAATCCCGGTGCAAGCACACCGGCCACTACGGCAGTACGTTCACGCCGGAGTTGCGGGAGACGCGGAGCGAGGAGATTATAGACGACGCCAAATGCACCGAATGCGGTTAGGGCAAAGATTGTGGCTACAGCGAGATTATAGCCAACTGCCGGGGCGACCCCGCTGAGATGGATCAAGGCCCCAACGAGCACAAACCCAAAATAGTAATAATTAATGTAGCCACCAGCGTGCCACGGGTCGAGAGGAGGAAACGCCGCACTGCGCAAGACGGCGTTCAGATAAGCGAAATCCATCGGCTTTTCCCCACCACGGGCCGGATGCCACAGATCGGGGTTGAACCAACGCAACGTCACGCCGAGCAGCAGAAAGCCGATGAAGAGCGTCTCGGCTATCAGCAGCGCCGGCAAACGCTCTTGCCAAATACGACGCAAGGTGTAACGTGCGCGCCAACCGACAACTGCACCTATCCCCAACAACCCTATACCTATCGTCCACAAGGTAACAGGGGCAAAGGGCGCAAGCTGCAAGCTGCCGGCCAGCCATGCCAGATACGCAACCAGGAGCAAGCCACTAATCTTAGCAAGGGTGAAGCCGCGATCGGGTAACCGGTGTAGGTGTGGTCCGATCAGGGCGAAAACGGCCAAACCAAGCGCCTCGATCCAGAACACCCAGAGCAATGGCGCAAACGGATTGGTACCCAGCCAAGACCACCAATCGCCACCGGCTGCATAACGTGGCCAAACACTATCGGTCAAGCGCAGCGCCGTCGGATTGCGATCGGCAATCTGGAGCGGTGATTTATAGACTTCCCCCCACTCAACCTCAGCCGTAATCAATTGCTCGGCTCGCTCGCGGCTATAGAGCGGTGTTTTGCGAAAGATCAACACACGGGGATGATCGTAGACGGTGAACGCCTCTTCGGCCATCCAGTCGGGCAACCGAATCCCGAGCACGGTCGGGTAGGAGGTGATTTCTGCGACTAATTCAAAGCCGAGTTCACCGGTAAACAGGCTATGGTAATACCGCATGAGCGCCGGGTAGCGCATACGCAAGCGCGACGTGCTATCGTAAACCCGGTTACTCGTGAGGGTGATATAATCGGCACGGTCGAGTTGATCGAGCAAACCAGGCTCACCGCCTTGACCGACATACTTAGCCGGTTCGTCTTCGGCATACGGTGATGAGTCGATTCCAAAGAAGGTAATCCCCCACGCCGCATTGGCGGTAGCTTGGAGCGGCAGCGGATCATCCCAACGTTCCGAGATCACAAAACTTCCGGGCGGGGCGTGTTCGGCCAACCAACGAGCCGCTTGTACCCGCGAATGAGGCACCGTATAGATACGGGAGAAGGCATAAGCCCAAAGCGCAGTCGCAATCAATACCACCGGCAAAGCCCAGCGCGCTGCCCAAGCTAACCCACGGCCGGCAACCACTGCCCACGAACGTAACGACGCTACGGCTTTCGTCGCGCGCCGACGCCCCCAGCGCCCTAGCACGACCAGCGCCCACGCCCCCAGCACGGTCAGCGCACCGTAGATCGGTAATAGATAGCGCATCGTGATGGCAAACTGGCTACCCTGCCAACCGAAGTAGAAGGCAACCCACACCCATAGCACCCATGCCGGATGCCACGGACGCCCGATCTGTGCCGATGGATGCACGGCCCACTGCCACCCGCCGCGCCGAACATAACGCCCGGCAAAGAGCAACCAGCCCCCCCACGCCGCTAATCCCAACGGCAGACCCATTCCCCAAAGCACCATATTTTGCCACGGGAACAGGTAAGCTGGCCGTCCTACCCACTGCTGCCCGGGGGGGAAATCATACTCGCCGGTTACCAATGCGCGCACTGTGATCAGATTTTCGCGAAAGCGTGGATCAAGTCGAATATCAAAAAATCCGGCACCATCCAAGATCGATGGGCTATCGATAAGCGGTGAATCGGGTCGTGAACCGATAAACGCATCAGGCGCTAAGCCTCGAAACGTTAGTACTGTAGCAATCCCGGCAACGACGAGCAACCACATCTCACGTTGCCAGAAACGATCAAACAGCGCGTGCCAACGTTGCCCCCGCAACGCACGCTGTGCCGCGATGAACGCTGCGACAATCGCCAAACCACCGATCGTCGCCATGGTTATCCGGTTCGCCGTTGCCGCGCCGATACTCATCCCCAACGCGACATACACACCGACACCGCCACCCTGTGCCGCACGTACCGTCCAATACAGCGCCAGTAAGCAGAAAAACGTCGAAAAAGCCGGATCAACGAAAAAGTGGCTCTGCTGAATATGCATGACCGTCAGCGCCGTCAACAGGGCGGCGAGCAAACCGATGCGCCGACCAAACAGCCGTCTGCCGATCAAGTAGACGAGCACCACACTACCGAGATCAAACACGACGGCTAAGGCACGGCCGATCTTTACAATCTCACTATAGGTGGTTAAATTGACGCCATCAGGATTAAGCCACCAGAGTAGCGGCAGGAAGCGCGGCCAGTTCCGTTCAGGGTTTGCCACCGGCGGCCCGTAATCGGTTCGCCGTTCTTGTGGCGCTGTCGGATCGGCGCCAAGTCGTGGCGGACCTTCAATGGAGGGTACCTGGGCCGGCAACACCTCGGCAGGCGTCAGCATGACAGCAACTACCCGCGTCAGCATAATCGGCAGCGGCCCATAGACATAGAGCGGAAATTGTTCGTAATTACGTGGGTTAAGCGGTGAACGGCTTGAGTCGTAGAATTCACCGAGATCACTCGGCAGACGGACGGTCGAGGCAACGTAGGTAAAAAAGCGCTCGTCAGGATGCTGACCGGTACCGCTATCCCAATCAAAAAGGTTGAGAGTACGGAAGTAGAGTGCCAACAGTAAAATGGCCGCCAGCCCAAGGCGGACGACCCATACAGCGGAGCGATTGAGAGCCTGTCGCACGGTGGTTCTCACAAGATGTATTGCCAATACGATAACGGCGTACAGTGTACACTGCGCACACTACAGTACCGATACGATTTATGCGTTGGCATTATACACCGGTATCGGCCAATACGGCTACTAAGGCACTAATCTGCTGAAGAGTAACGCCGTGCCAGCACCGTCCACCGGGCTGCAGCAGCAGATTCGGCCCGATCTGACAGTGATCTTGGCAGCCGCTGCTGATACATTCAACCCGATCAAGCAATCCATGTTGCCAGAGGGCCTGTTCGAGCGCCATACGCAGCTCTGCCGCACCACGACTGCGGCAATTGGGACCCATACACAAATAGAGGCGAACCATCACCGTCTCATCCATGTACAATAAACAAAGGACAGGTTGGGGATACGCTACCACCAACCCGTCCCGGCTGTGATCGCCACTTCCAGATCGTCTCACACCCGAAAACGGTTCAGATATGCCTGTGTATCAAACGGCTTGGGAGTCGGACCAGGTAACGACTCAAGTGGCGGACGGCGGTAGAAAATACCGAGCGGTAACCGATCACTTTCGACCGCGTAATGCATTGCCGCGTCGAGATCGGACGGATCATGGTCTGCCGGTAAGTTATACACCAGCTCTTTATAAAGTTTGTAGGTATCGTAAAACGTAACACACGGGCTAAGGACGTGAATAAAGGCAAAACCACGATGTTCAAGACCGGCCTTGATCAATTCGGCCAACTGTTTGGGCTGACTCGAAAAGCCGCGCGCAACAAACGACGCGCCACTCGCCAGGACAATCGCCAGCGGGTGCAAGGGTTGCGCCGACTGACCATACGGCGTGCTCTTCGTCACGTGACCACGCGGCGACGTCGGCGATGTCTGACCTTTCGTTAAACCATAGATTGCGTTATCCATCACGATTACGGTAATATCGAGATCGCGACGCGCAGCATGAGGTAAGTGACCCAACCCAATACTGAAAAAGTCACCATCACCCCCAACCGCCATTACCGTCAGGTCGGGACGTGCGGTCTTCAAGCCAACCGCCGCCGGCAAAGCCCGGCCATGCACAGTATGCAAACCATACGCCTGCAAAAATCCCGGTAAACGCGAACTACAACCGATACCGGAGACAACTGCCAAATCTTTCGGATTGATCTGGAGTGCAACAAGCGCTTGCTGAATTGCGGCTAACACCCCAAAATCACCGCAACCCGGACACCAGATCGGCTTGAGATCGCTACGGTAATCGGCAGCTTTGAACACAACAGGCGTAGAAGTGATTGGTACGGTAGTCATAGAACAACCTATCCTGGAAAATACTATGCCAAAGTCGGCTCGGTCAACCCGGCAAGTGCGTGAATTTGGCGAAGAATCTCGAGTCGTGAGAAGGGCATACCGGCGTACTTCGTCATCGAATACACCGTAATACCCAGTTCGGCTTGCAACAGCTTCGCAAACTGACCCTGGAAATTGACCTCCGGCACCAGTACGATCTCAACCTGATCGAGAAACTCGCGAATGGCATCAACAGGCAGCGGCGAGAGCATCTGCACCTGTAACATCGCCACCGGTACATCCTCTTGGCCGGCCAGATAGACTGCCCCTCGACACGGACCGGCGGTTGTTCCCCAACAAATGATGCCCACCTTTGCCCGTTCGGCACCAAAGCGACGAACATACTCTCGCGAATGCAGCAACGGCGCCAACTTACC includes the following:
- a CDS encoding (2Fe-2S) ferredoxin domain-containing protein; amino-acid sequence: MVRLYLCMGPNCRSRGAAELRMALEQALWQHGLLDRVECISSGCQDHCQIGPNLLLQPGGRCWHGVTLQQISALVAVLADTGV
- a CDS encoding DUF2298 domain-containing protein produces the protein MIGVAGEVVVWWGIAQLFALIGWPVAYRLFRYVPALGIALARPLGLLLTGFVTWLLAMLGLGRFELLLIVICCLLIGGGGWFWLWRQHYRRPPVWQWLAGEAIFLAALLGVVWLRGHDPTPWGTERPMDFAFFNAIQRSGLFPPHDPWLAGYSINYYYFGYLLMSIPAMLSGLPPATAYNLSLALLAAMTAQGAFGIIDELLRLLNHPPRPIIRGVLGMLGAVIILVAGNQSGAIQVLTGDERAVALDDRQLLAALGQALRGEDFITLPYPLQTAPHDFGIIDGWRRADKWNDFNWWWPSRSLWDGYRVAGDPPRRERRYTITEFPFFSFRLGDMHPHVMALPFATLAIGLVLAVVATPPSHMPGSRSDTDAGEASVASAHSVTSVAALFPTGRAGWLMRILHGIILGSLYAINSWDLPTYLLLYLGGLALMSYQVGTTVGWRAWLREAVIITVLAFALFLPFHLTFRSPVGGATPWLDVPILSRLTSVIGVYLGERSGWHSFVIIFGLMGLPVIAGSYLYRPAYHVALSDSSQARWWSWLPVILLVIGLLIGFPLIALAGLVWVFGQRALVAAETGVRVGLLIAALGCAILFGVEIIYIRDVFEGLSARMNTVFKFYYQVWLLWGILAPVGLWWMWGGAVGGRRFAAVVVSLCGAVLLVGASIYPLLVVRDIGRGPWIGLNGYTPREQTAAGAASISWLRRYAPAGSVVLEAVALENEAAVASGSETPRCGGSYNWQGFGGVAAASGYATVLGWVGHEMQWRGGDAAALAELGPRCLAVDTIYRSGDLARIQALIEQYRIDYIYIGALERERYPADRLAALAQVGEQVFAQDEVVIYRVRR
- a CDS encoding DUF2298 domain-containing protein, encoding MRQALNRSAVWVVRLGLAAILLLALYFRTLNLFDWDSGTGQHPDERFFTYVASTVRLPSDLGEFYDSSRSPLNPRNYEQFPLYVYGPLPIMLTRVVAVMLTPAEVLPAQVPSIEGPPRLGADPTAPQERRTDYGPPVANPERNWPRFLPLLWWLNPDGVNLTTYSEIVKIGRALAVVFDLGSVVLVYLIGRRLFGRRIGLLAALLTALTVMHIQQSHFFVDPAFSTFFCLLALYWTVRAAQGGGVGVYVALGMSIGAATANRITMATIGGLAIVAAFIAAQRALRGQRWHALFDRFWQREMWLLVVAGIATVLTFRGLAPDAFIGSRPDSPLIDSPSILDGAGFFDIRLDPRFRENLITVRALVTGEYDFPPGQQWVGRPAYLFPWQNMVLWGMGLPLGLAAWGGWLLFAGRYVRRGGWQWAVHPSAQIGRPWHPAWVLWVWVAFYFGWQGSQFAITMRYLLPIYGALTVLGAWALVVLGRWGRRRATKAVASLRSWAVVAGRGLAWAARWALPVVLIATALWAYAFSRIYTVPHSRVQAARWLAEHAPPGSFVISERWDDPLPLQATANAAWGITFFGIDSSPYAEDEPAKYVGQGGEPGLLDQLDRADYITLTSNRVYDSTSRLRMRYPALMRYYHSLFTGELGFELVAEITSYPTVLGIRLPDWMAEEAFTVYDHPRVLIFRKTPLYSRERAEQLITAEVEWGEVYKSPLQIADRNPTALRLTDSVWPRYAAGGDWWSWLGTNPFAPLLWVFWIEALGLAVFALIGPHLHRLPDRGFTLAKISGLLLVAYLAWLAGSLQLAPFAPVTLWTIGIGLLGIGAVVGWRARYTLRRIWQERLPALLIAETLFIGFLLLGVTLRWFNPDLWHPARGGEKPMDFAYLNAVLRSAAFPPLDPWHAGGYINYYYFGFVLVGALIHLSGVAPAVGYNLAVATIFALTAFGAFGVVYNLLAPRLPQLRRERTAVVAGVLAPGLMLLLGNLAQAGWFLSGYAAKQAAKGRLEWAFWDATRITPGTINEFPFFTFLFADLHAHMIVMPLSLAALGLGLAWVRTGGATHWWLIGWLGLVAGAIRATNTWDYPTFVGVAGLLLAVATARHQRRAGWGWPATVLVALGVGVAPALIGNLLFAPFIANFATDSSGIEVWRGAGATLLAAILAAERTTTSQLVQIGGHWLAIWLIVIGLWTWRRGISLLIVASLLAVFLIALVFNVPAIVPLVGLLVVSIWLLWRMRQWPFTVLIPALWALGGIGLWVLVEVVVVRGDVGRMNTVFKFGLHAWMLLALATAAAMPWLWAATARLAHQWCWSLRAGVGLLLAAGLVYPLTATPARLADRWDRDAPHTLDGMAFFANITAARNGPAYSLDEDAAVIDWLRRNARGTPIILEAHQPSYQWAGRIATFTGLPTILGWEWHQIQQRSAVNAGPVITHRQQTIATIYNTPDPDTALDALRRYGVEYVYIGGVERQLYSAEGLAKFAALAARGDLILAFQQGESVLYRVRSPGQPRMLTNDLPIRPPSKRTTPALELAQPVQELPAVGRLGWNALLNEQQWLAVVAWLLVWYVIAGLGALPAYTALGRYGLAWARPVGLIMLGYAIWLPTSLGIWRYDTVGLIGGLAAMVGLNLALWGRGIRPHRAAWRAIVPAELIFLAGFAAMTLIRALNPDLWHPVWGGEKPMEQGFLNAILRSPVMPPYDPFYSNGYINYYYYGLYLMSLPIKILGLDSAIGFNLALATLFGILLAGAYELGQQLGGRRRYGIVALALIGLAGNLTAILAAGWSQGVSGLRLLLSGNAELLGDWFVGPSRVIPYTINEFPLFSFLYADLHPHLITLPLSLLAIGCAWRLIERHHIQSRSLWMLTALTLGTLAATNSWDFPTYSLLSGIAIIAGAVRWHGWRWPALTSAMVKAIGLGVGSLLLFAPFFDRYWPMVRGIGLVTTHATLPFAYFLLYGLPLVIIVPVVCGAAVKRWQRFLPGRAWALLLSGIGVVLIVGAALPELALRFILLVILSLTSVLLVRRATGAPAWYALLLAWLAWAVSLGVEIVYIRDHLDGSDWYRMNTVFKFGLHIWVLLSLAAAGLLPRLLQWLNRRGGQPARAAMLTILAIPALMAASYLPVAIPSRIVTRFPVTTGLTLDGMAFMQHATFTYDCNAFGGCAPDTSMVQVDLSGDAAAIRWLNQQIVGTPVIVQSSLWFYRAYGIRVAAATGLPTVISALHADEQRDPVVTGRRVRDIETFYTTSDPETALRILARYNVDYVYVGGVEHAFYPQGMTKFAALRDRYLRPVYEQDGVAIYAVTGLPDSYRLLRAETTSVVQPVPPPPPPNEPSVDVSELEAAVAADPTNGSLAFGLADVYRQQGRLSEAAQVLATAAAANPSDVGLHHLWGDILADLGRYDEAEKAYLAAVQASPTAGNYNKLATALIDWGRLDKAEIALGQAMSIDPALPDPYFQLARLFMLRNQPVLARDALQRYLQLAPDGRWAGEATVMLRNLEGGQP
- a CDS encoding 2-oxoacid:ferredoxin oxidoreductase subunit beta, which translates into the protein MTTVPITSTPVVFKAADYRSDLKPIWCPGCGDFGVLAAIQQALVALQINPKDLAVVSGIGCSSRLPGFLQAYGLHTVHGRALPAAVGLKTARPDLTVMAVGGDGDFFSIGLGHLPHAARRDLDITVIVMDNAIYGLTKGQTSPTSPRGHVTKSTPYGQSAQPLHPLAIVLASGASFVARGFSSQPKQLAELIKAGLEHRGFAFIHVLSPCVTFYDTYKLYKELVYNLPADHDPSDLDAAMHYAVESDRLPLGIFYRRPPLESLPGPTPKPFDTQAYLNRFRV